A genomic window from Arthrobacter globiformis includes:
- a CDS encoding type II toxin-antitoxin system HipA family toxin yields the protein MRHRIADIYKRGVLAARLERHDGGTRFSYLPAYLQSGRPAVASSLPLTEEPVLSGAGAAPPYFTGLLPEGRRLNALRRSIKTSADDDLSLLIAAGGNPVGDVQIVGHGEPLDPEEHAVEVDTRRPVDFDELLGDSGLIDPVALAGVQDKLSAGMISMPVASAGRRFILKLNAPEFPHVVENEFIMFRYAAKLRIPLSRVQLMRDVAGRTGLLVERFDRVPLQSKLAESAPDAVQRLAVEDGAQVLKLYPADKYNAGFGTVCHALAEYCAAPLPALRNLAIQAAFALLSGNGDLHAKNVSMVQQPHGEWSIAPVYDIPSTVVYGDKTLALTLGGKRSGISRKHFLAWATGLGLPERTAVQAVDLALKAAGPLLADLEAGTAFAATAAGSRAASVPTAAVSTVTDSTDDGGASPFPDMVTRAWVKELKHRRRLLEG from the coding sequence GTGAGGCACCGCATCGCCGACATCTACAAGCGGGGCGTCCTGGCCGCCCGGCTGGAACGGCACGACGGCGGCACCAGGTTCAGCTATCTGCCGGCGTACCTGCAAAGCGGCCGCCCCGCCGTCGCGAGTTCGCTGCCGCTCACTGAGGAACCTGTGCTCTCCGGAGCGGGTGCCGCGCCGCCGTACTTCACCGGGCTGCTCCCGGAGGGCCGGCGGCTGAACGCGCTGCGCCGGTCCATCAAGACCAGCGCGGACGACGACCTTTCCCTGCTCATCGCCGCCGGCGGCAACCCGGTGGGCGATGTGCAGATCGTGGGCCACGGGGAGCCGCTGGACCCGGAGGAGCACGCCGTCGAGGTGGACACGCGCAGGCCCGTGGACTTTGACGAGCTGTTGGGCGACTCGGGCCTGATCGATCCGGTGGCGCTCGCCGGTGTCCAGGACAAGCTGTCCGCCGGGATGATCTCCATGCCGGTTGCAAGCGCGGGGCGCCGGTTCATCCTCAAGCTCAACGCCCCGGAGTTCCCGCACGTGGTGGAGAACGAGTTCATCATGTTCCGCTACGCGGCGAAGCTGCGGATTCCGCTGAGCCGGGTGCAGCTGATGCGCGACGTCGCGGGACGGACGGGGCTGCTGGTGGAGCGCTTCGACCGGGTGCCGCTGCAAAGCAAGCTGGCCGAAAGTGCGCCGGACGCGGTGCAGCGCCTCGCCGTCGAAGACGGCGCGCAGGTCCTGAAGCTCTACCCGGCGGACAAGTACAACGCGGGGTTCGGAACGGTGTGCCATGCGCTCGCCGAGTATTGCGCGGCGCCGCTGCCGGCGCTGCGGAACCTCGCTATCCAGGCTGCCTTCGCGCTGCTGAGTGGCAACGGCGACCTGCATGCGAAGAACGTGTCCATGGTGCAGCAGCCGCACGGGGAGTGGTCCATCGCGCCCGTGTACGACATCCCCTCCACAGTGGTCTACGGGGATAAGACGCTCGCCCTGACGCTCGGCGGCAAGCGCAGCGGCATCTCCCGCAAACACTTCCTGGCCTGGGCCACGGGCCTCGGGCTGCCCGAACGCACTGCGGTGCAGGCGGTGGATCTGGCGCTGAAGGCTGCGGGTCCGCTGCTGGCTGATCTGGAGGCCGGGACGGCTTTTGCGGCAACTGCCGCGGGTTCAAGGGCTGCCTCCGTCCCAACTGCCGCCGTTTCAACCGTCACCGATTCAACCGACGACGGCGGCGCCTCGCCTTTTCCGGACATGGTCACCAGGGCTTGGGTTAAGGAGCTCAAGCACCGGCGGCGGCTGCTGGAGGGGTGA
- a CDS encoding type II toxin-antitoxin system Y4mF family antitoxin has translation MARDFAAHLAAAVRARRGALRLSQQDLADMAGVSERFVRFVEQGKPSLRLDTLLALLDTLGLELQLATRTSAAARALAARALAAQPLMTQPLVTQPPPAVPSSGAPLEGDGPSARENQP, from the coding sequence GTGGCTCGGGATTTTGCAGCACATCTTGCGGCAGCCGTCCGCGCCCGTCGTGGCGCCCTCCGCCTGAGCCAGCAGGACCTCGCGGACATGGCTGGAGTCTCCGAGCGCTTCGTCCGCTTCGTGGAACAGGGCAAGCCGAGCCTTCGGCTGGACACTCTGCTGGCCTTGCTGGACACGCTCGGTCTTGAGCTCCAGCTCGCGACCCGGACCAGCGCCGCCGCCCGCGCGCTGGCCGCCCGCGCGCTGGCAGCCCAACCGCTGATGACCCAACCGCTGGTGACCCAGCCACCGCCGGCCGTCCCGTCGTCGGGCGCTCCGCTGGAAGGCGACGGACCCAGCGCACGGGAGAACCAGCCGTGA
- a CDS encoding lipopolysaccharide biosynthesis protein — protein MRARRGTAVTDASIVRHSALRSSLGLVVAKAAQTGAGFAFWIVAARATSDREVGLTTAAVSAVMICTQLAVLGAGSAVIVSVGRGEPPARVLDTAFAIVGVAGTVLALGYLVLQSVVAPETASASVLFWLTFLVAAVAGTLVIVLDQALVALGRGSSATSRYALGGGVSLAAAGLVAWRAHGASADVLMACWTLGTGVACIVGAVQLRRLVGYRPRPSLRSARGRPLLALGIPHQLLTLTERTPGLVLPLLLAHMVAPEAAAYWYPAWMMAWAAYTAPVLMGIVQFSEGVRDADRLASTTWASLRWSLAVGGLAAAVLVLFAHPLLNLLGERYAESSAGALRWLAAGLVPYAVLQAYNAVCRARGRYAEAIVVGVTLGTALCASALSAADQGASAMAFAWLVVLSIGAVVVGLRLVAVLRRVTQDVP, from the coding sequence GTGAGGGCCAGGCGGGGGACCGCTGTCACGGACGCCTCGATCGTCCGGCACTCCGCCCTGCGCAGCTCGCTCGGCCTCGTTGTGGCCAAGGCTGCGCAGACGGGCGCTGGTTTCGCCTTCTGGATCGTGGCCGCGCGCGCGACATCCGACCGTGAGGTCGGACTCACCACGGCCGCGGTCTCGGCGGTAATGATCTGCACGCAGCTCGCGGTGCTGGGCGCGGGGTCCGCCGTGATCGTCTCGGTGGGACGAGGGGAGCCGCCCGCGCGGGTACTTGACACGGCGTTTGCCATCGTGGGCGTCGCCGGAACAGTGCTGGCCCTCGGTTACCTCGTGCTGCAGTCTGTCGTGGCGCCGGAGACGGCCTCGGCATCGGTTCTCTTCTGGCTCACGTTCCTCGTCGCTGCCGTCGCCGGAACCCTTGTCATCGTGCTGGACCAGGCGCTCGTGGCGTTGGGACGCGGTTCCAGCGCGACCTCGAGGTACGCGTTGGGCGGCGGGGTCTCACTCGCGGCTGCCGGGCTCGTGGCCTGGCGGGCGCACGGCGCCTCCGCCGACGTGCTGATGGCCTGCTGGACCCTCGGGACGGGGGTGGCGTGCATCGTAGGTGCTGTCCAGCTGCGAAGACTGGTCGGCTACAGGCCACGGCCGTCCTTGCGCTCCGCGCGCGGCCGTCCACTGCTGGCGCTGGGCATTCCGCACCAGCTCCTCACTCTCACCGAGCGCACCCCTGGGCTGGTGCTGCCGCTCCTGCTCGCGCACATGGTGGCGCCGGAGGCTGCCGCCTACTGGTATCCCGCATGGATGATGGCCTGGGCCGCCTATACCGCTCCAGTGCTGATGGGCATCGTCCAGTTCTCAGAGGGTGTCCGCGACGCGGACCGCCTGGCGTCGACCACTTGGGCGAGCCTCCGTTGGTCGCTCGCAGTAGGAGGTCTGGCTGCCGCCGTCCTCGTCCTCTTCGCTCACCCGCTGCTCAATCTGCTGGGGGAGCGGTACGCCGAGTCGTCCGCCGGCGCTCTGCGGTGGTTGGCGGCCGGACTGGTGCCGTACGCGGTGCTGCAGGCCTACAACGCCGTCTGCCGGGCCCGCGGTCGCTACGCGGAGGCGATCGTGGTCGGTGTGACGCTCGGAACAGCTCTTTGCGCGTCAGCGCTGTCGGCCGCCGACCAGGGGGCCAGCGCCATGGCCTTTGCGTGGCTGGTGGTGCTCTCCATCGGGGCCGTGGTGGTCGGCCTCCGGCTGGTCGCCGTCCTCCGGCGCGTCACACAGGACGTGCCATGA